From a single Nocardioides panacis genomic region:
- a CDS encoding MmcQ/YjbR family DNA-binding protein: MGSAERRARLEDVHALARGLPHVTVVDGTSGNPVYQVGGRSFIFFRTPRPDALDPVTGERLTDVIVFWVASEGDKQALVQDESTPFFTTAHFDGHPSVLLRAGRVGELSREELAELVQDAWLSRASARRAAAWLASRADGADAPAGPQP, encoded by the coding sequence ATGGGCAGCGCCGAGCGGAGAGCCCGCCTCGAGGACGTGCACGCGCTGGCCCGGGGCCTGCCGCACGTCACCGTCGTGGACGGCACGAGCGGCAACCCGGTCTACCAGGTGGGCGGCAGGTCCTTCATCTTCTTCCGGACCCCGCGCCCCGACGCGCTCGACCCCGTGACCGGGGAGCGGCTCACCGACGTGATCGTGTTCTGGGTGGCGTCGGAGGGCGACAAGCAGGCGCTCGTCCAGGACGAGTCCACGCCGTTCTTCACCACCGCGCACTTCGACGGCCACCCCTCGGTGCTGCTGAGGGCCGGACGGGTGGGCGAGCTCAGCCGCGAGGAGCTGGCCGAGCTGGTGCAGGACGCCTGGCTGTCCCGCGCCTCTGCACGCCGCGCCGCCGCGTGGCTGGCGTCCCGTGCGGACGGCGCGGACGCGCCGGCCGGTCCTCAGCCCTGA
- a CDS encoding selenium-binding family protein, whose translation MSPSAGTSSQQTDPTFYRSAAEAAAAPTERLAYVVAFDRSGERPDALAVLDVDESSADFAQVVGWVDLPTRGDELHHFGWNACSSALMHAGHDMGPDGLQRRFLLLPGLRSSRVHVLDTQPDPRAPRLHKTIEASELAEKAGYSRPHTLHCGPDGVFLTCLGGADGVDGPGGIALLDHNTFDVLRAWETDRGPQYLAYDAWWHLNQNTLVSSEWGTPSMIEEGIVPELLLGQKYGHQMHFWDLAEGRHQQTLDLGPEHQMVLELRPSHDPDATWGFVGVVISTEDLSASVWRWHREGSDWQVDKVITIPAQPADPDDLPPALKPFAAVPPLVTDIDLSVDDRMLYVSCWGIGELKQYDVSDPAAPREVGSVQLGGIVRRTGHPSAPDEPLAGGPQMVEVSRDGRRVYVTNSLYGAWDDQFYPDGTGAWMAKIDTDPVAGGMTPDRRFFPHGEEFRGRRVHQVRLQGGDASSDSYCWS comes from the coding sequence ATGAGCCCATCAGCCGGTACGTCGTCGCAGCAGACGGACCCGACGTTCTACCGCAGCGCCGCCGAGGCGGCGGCGGCACCGACCGAGCGGCTGGCCTACGTCGTCGCCTTCGACCGTTCCGGCGAGCGCCCGGACGCCCTGGCCGTCCTCGACGTCGACGAGTCCTCGGCGGACTTCGCGCAGGTCGTCGGCTGGGTGGACCTGCCCACCCGCGGCGACGAGCTGCACCACTTCGGGTGGAACGCCTGCTCGAGCGCGCTGATGCACGCCGGGCACGACATGGGGCCGGACGGCCTGCAGCGGCGGTTCCTGCTGCTGCCCGGCCTGCGCAGCTCCCGGGTGCACGTCCTCGACACCCAGCCCGACCCGCGCGCGCCGCGGCTGCACAAGACGATCGAGGCCTCCGAGCTCGCCGAGAAGGCCGGCTACTCGCGGCCGCACACGTTGCACTGCGGTCCGGACGGGGTGTTCCTGACCTGCCTCGGCGGCGCGGACGGCGTCGACGGCCCGGGCGGCATCGCGCTGCTCGACCACAACACCTTCGACGTGCTGCGCGCCTGGGAGACCGACCGCGGGCCGCAGTACCTCGCCTACGACGCCTGGTGGCACCTCAACCAGAACACCCTGGTCTCCAGCGAGTGGGGCACCCCGTCGATGATCGAGGAGGGCATCGTGCCCGAGCTGCTGCTCGGCCAGAAGTACGGCCACCAGATGCACTTCTGGGACCTCGCCGAGGGCCGGCACCAGCAGACGCTCGACCTGGGCCCGGAGCACCAGATGGTGCTGGAGCTCCGCCCCTCCCACGACCCGGACGCGACGTGGGGGTTCGTGGGCGTCGTGATCTCGACCGAGGACCTGTCCGCGTCGGTGTGGCGCTGGCACCGCGAGGGCAGCGACTGGCAGGTCGACAAGGTGATCACGATCCCGGCCCAGCCGGCCGACCCGGACGACCTGCCGCCGGCGCTGAAGCCCTTCGCCGCGGTCCCTCCCCTGGTCACCGACATCGACCTGTCCGTGGACGACCGGATGCTCTACGTGTCGTGCTGGGGCATCGGCGAGCTCAAGCAGTACGACGTCTCCGACCCGGCCGCGCCGCGTGAGGTCGGGTCGGTGCAGCTCGGCGGGATCGTGCGACGGACCGGTCACCCGTCGGCGCCGGACGAACCGCTCGCCGGCGGGCCGCAGATGGTCGAGGTCAGTCGCGACGGGCGCCGGGTCTACGTCACCAACTCGCTGTACGGCGCGTGGGACGACCAGTTCTACCCCGACGGCACCGGCGCCTGGATGGCGAAGATCGACACCGACCCGGTCGCGGGCGGGATGACCCCGGACCGGCGCTTCTTCCCGCACGGCGAGGAGTTCCGCGGGCGCCGGGTCCACCAGGTGCGCCTGCAGGGCGGCGACGCGTCCTCGGACTCCTACTGCTGGAGCTGA
- a CDS encoding alpha/beta hydrolase family protein: MAERVRFRSSSGPVLAGLVDPPEGPTRGWGCSRTASTLGKDCPAASRICKQLAAEGIGMLRFDNLGLGDSEGEWGDGSFSHKVGDTVQAARFMNGSGREVRLLVGHSFGGAAVIAAAHEVDSVRAVASVGAPYDPGHVEHNYDALVERILADGEAAFLIGGRALTLRRHFIEDVRAADLREQIRTLHRALLVMHSPTDNTVGIANASEIFRTARHPRSFVSLEGADHLLTGRNQAKRAARIISAWADPYLADA; the protein is encoded by the coding sequence ATGGCCGAGCGCGTGCGGTTCCGCAGCAGCAGCGGACCGGTGCTGGCCGGGCTGGTCGACCCGCCCGAGGGGCCGACCCGGGGTTGGGGGTGTTCTCGCACGGCTTCCACGCTGGGCAAGGACTGTCCCGCCGCCAGCCGGATCTGCAAGCAGCTGGCCGCCGAGGGCATCGGCATGCTGCGCTTCGACAACCTCGGGCTGGGTGACTCCGAGGGCGAGTGGGGCGACGGCTCGTTCTCCCACAAGGTCGGGGACACCGTGCAGGCCGCCCGGTTCATGAACGGGTCCGGCCGCGAGGTGCGGCTCCTGGTGGGGCACTCCTTCGGCGGCGCGGCGGTCATCGCCGCGGCCCACGAGGTGGACTCGGTGCGCGCGGTGGCGAGCGTCGGGGCGCCGTACGACCCCGGCCACGTCGAGCACAACTACGACGCCCTGGTCGAGCGGATCCTGGCCGACGGCGAGGCCGCGTTCCTGATCGGCGGCCGGGCGCTCACCCTGCGGCGGCACTTCATCGAGGACGTGCGCGCGGCGGACCTGCGCGAGCAGATCCGCACCCTGCACCGGGCGCTGCTGGTGATGCACTCCCCGACCGACAACACCGTGGGCATCGCCAACGCGAGCGAGATCTTCCGGACCGCGCGGCACCCGCGCAGCTTCGTGTCGCTGGAGGGCGCCGACCACCTGCTCACCGGTCGCAACCAGGCCAAGCGGGCCGCCCGGATCATCAGCGCCTGGGCCGACCCCTACCTCGCCGACGCCTGA